One Panulirus ornatus isolate Po-2019 chromosome 1, ASM3632096v1, whole genome shotgun sequence genomic region harbors:
- the LOC139749761 gene encoding lysosomal proton-coupled steroid conjugate and bile acid symporter SLC46A3-like, translating to MFPPEQQWPAASVCTGASQQFSSRMVGGVMARIVAALRTVTVEPVMLVDGACKEAMLLYAENVQMNKICSVKLGLPPEVCANLSAHPEENVRVQREFSVFTFYNSIILSVLPLIFVLFMGAWSDKYGRKVPLLMTLVGHMMYAGGYLLTNWQTSWPVEVLFLVTLLEALGGTNTGFLSSTISYISDVSHERQRTSRVSTANSMWYLGAPLGTLVGALLIKYGSYNLALGLVFLAYIVAVVYVVVFIKESHGPFAKEKLRAQGSVKEEPTPEKKDVSVSTMVADFFNWRRVVESFKTAFKKREGNTRTILMAVVFGNMIRRMARGFFMYMFVRRALHWEATDYGYWITYRNLLAALGSLFLVPPLTKILAVSDSSLIVMGMLSIVGEYVCYGLVKGTPEAFLMWLGPPVGIVSNASIIAFRSMSTKLVSTKEKGRINAVMAALNGLMPMVGYAAYSPIYYKTVDTFPAAQFFFGAGLNVLIMATFIVLELMRASSSYNAQDLESDSKTDKGIKAVFKNPPTVTIKSVTRTFSGPEGRLVTHITQDSSSTQKLPGIGKPKDEKTSGGGSAVLSPSAGISGQHTDMSTCGVTDDDPSSAACCNRSPPALRTRNPATAEDFPPRTSYLNHQETEAAGCYGNRLSDAEITASERTLREVPLHDEAATDHGRTHDKET from the exons ATGTTTCCCCCAGAGCAGCAGTGGCCAGCAGCCAGTGTGTGTACTGGGGCGAGCCAACAGTTCTCCAGCAGGATGGTGGGTGGCGTGATGGCTAGGATTGTGGCCGCCCTGCGGACCGTCACCGTGGAACCCGTCATGCTCGTGGATGGCGCATGTAAGGAGGCCATGCTCCTCTATGCAGAGAACGTCCAGATGAACAAAATATGCTCCGTCAAGTTAGGGCTGCCGCCAGAG GTGTGTGCCAACCTGTCAGCTCACCCGGAGGAGAACGTCCGCGTCCAGAGAGAGTTCTCCGTCTTCACCTTCTACAACAGCATCATCTTGTCGGTGTTGCCCCTCATCTTCGTGCTCTTCATGGGCGCCTGGAGCGATAAATACGGACGCAAG GTTCCGCTGCTAATGACGCTGGTGGGTCACATGATGTACGCCGGGGGTTACCTGTTGACCAACTGGCAGACCTCCTGGCCTGTAGAAGTGCTCTTCTTGGTGACGCTGCTGGAGGCCCTGGGTGGCACCAACACCggcttcctctcctccaccatcagctACATCAGCGACGTCAGCCACGAGAGGCAGCGCACATCTCGCGTCAGCACCGCCAACTCCATGTGGTACTTAGGCGCGCCATTAGGCACGTTGGTCGGCGCCCTCCTCATCAAGTATGGCAGCTACAACTTGGCTTTGGGCCTCGTGTTCCTCGCCTACATCGTAGCCGTCGTCTACGTTGTGGTTTTCATCAAGGAGAGTCACGGACCCTTCGCCAAGGAGAAGCTGCGGGCCCAGGGGTCCGTAAAGGAAGAGCCCACCCCGGAGAAGAAGGACGTGAGTGTCTCCACCATGGTGGCCGACTTCTTTAACTGGCGACGTGTGGTGGAGTCCTTCAAGACGGCGTTTAAGAAGCGTGAGGGCAACACCCGCACTATCCTCATGGCTGTTGTCTTCGGCAACATGATCCGTCGCATGGCCAGAG ggttCTTCATGTACATGTTCGTACGTCGAGCCCTACACTGGGAGGCCACCGACTACGGCTACTGGATCACCTACCGTAACCTGCTCGCTGCCCTCG GTTCGTTGTTCCTGGTTCCACCTCTGACGAAGATCCTGGCGGTGTCAGACTCGTCACTCATAGTCATGGGCATGTTGTCCATCGTCGGCGAGTACGTGTGTTACGGTCTGGTCAAGGGCACGCCTGAAGCCTTCCTCATGTGGCTGGGGCCGCCTGTCGGCATCGTCTCCAATGCCAGCATCATCGCCTTCAGGTCCATGTCCACAAAGCTTGTCTCTACCAAAGAGAAAg GTCGCATCAACGCCGTGATGGCCGCCCTGAACGGCCTGATGCCCATGGTGGGCTACGCAGCCTACTCGCCCATCTACTACAAGACTGTGGACACCTTCCCCGCTGCTCAGTTCTTCTTCGGCGCCGGCCTGAACGTCCTCATCATGGCCACCTTCAT CGTGTTGGAGCTGATGCGGGCGTCGTCTTCGTACAACGCACAGGATCTGGAGAGCGACAGCAAGACTGATAAGGGCATCAAGGCTGTCTTCAAGAACCCCCCCACCGTAACCATCAAGTCTGTCACCCGAACCTTCAGTGGTCCTGAAGGAAGACTTGTGACCCACATTACTCAAGACTCGTCCTCGACCCAGAAGCTTCCAGGCATCGGTAAACCTAAGGATGAGAAGACATCTGGCGGCGGCAGTGCTGTCCTCTCACCATCGGCGGGCATCAGTGGTCAACATACAGATATGTCCACCTGTGGCGTGACAGATGACGACCCATCATCTGCTGCTTGTTGTAACCGTAGTCCGCCAGCACTGAGGACCAGGAACCCGGCAACTGCAGAGGACTTTCCTCCAAGAACCTCATACCTGAACCATCAGGAAACAGAGGCAGCGGGTTGCTACGGCAATAGACTGAGTGACGCCGAGATAACAGCATCAGAAAGGACGTTGAGAGAGGTTCCTTTACATGATGAGGCGGCCACAGACCACGGCAGGACACACGACAAAGAAACGTAG
- the LOC139749767 gene encoding solute carrier family 46 member 2-like, with protein MAEGVVAGLMGVLRTITVEPVMLVDGACKEAMLLFIENVQMNKICSVNLGLSPEVCANLSAHPEENVRVQREFSVFTFYNSIILSVLPLIFVLFMGAWSDKYGRKIPMLVTLVGHVMYAGGYLLSNWQTTWPVEVLYLVTLLEALGGTNAGILSSTISYISDICRENQRTSRVSTANSMWFLGGPLGTLIGALIIKYSDYNVALGLVLLSYIGAVVYVVFFIKESHGPFAKKKLRAQGSLKDEPTFEKKDVSVSTMVADFFNWRRVVESFKTAFKKREGNTRTILMAVVFGNMIRRVARGFFMYMFVRRALHWEATDYGYWITYRNLLAALGSLFLVPLLTRMLSFTDPSLVVLGAVSIIGEYVCYGLVMGPPQSFLMWLGPPAGVISNAMVISFKSMSTKLVASKEKGRINAVMAALNGLMPMVGYAAYSPIYYKTVDTFPAAQFFFGAGLNVLIMITFIVVELLRASSSYNAEDLEAAKKDNQGILSILKRRSSVTLKSVARTLSGPGGRHVTVMPQPSWSQQLPTITEIADEKVRVLDLPPAAASKSSLGQHTAAAWDMALTAAERSLRSKCTNNINSSLATDNNNWPTMRTKEPKITRDLPQEACNLQVAAGCYVNTLSEAEMTASERTSATIPLDNEAVRDPGNTPHNSVLTYQSS; from the exons ATGGCGGAAGGCGTTGTGGCCGGACTCATGGGTGTTCTGCGGACCATCACCGTGGAGCCTGTTATGCTCGTCGACGGAGCGTGCAAGGAAGCCATGCTCCTCTTTATAGAGAACGTCCAGATGAACAAAATATGCTCCGTCAACTTAGGACTGTCACCAGAG GTGTGTGCCAACCTATCAGCTCACCCGGAGGAGAACGTCCGCGTCCAGAGAGAGTTCTCCGTCTTCACCTTCTACAACAGCATCATCTTGTCGGTGTTGCCCCTCATCTTCGTGCTCTTCATGGGCGCCTGGAGCGATAAATACGGACGCAAG ATTCcgatgctggtgacactggtgggtcaCGTGATGTATGCCGGGGGTTACCTGCTCTCCAACTGGCAGACCACCTGGCCTGTGGAAGTGCTGTACCTGGTGACGCTGCTGGAGGCCCTGGGTGGCACCAACGCCGgcatcctctcctccaccatcagctACATCAGCGACATCTGCCGCGAGAACCAACGCACATCTCGCGTCAGCACCGCCAACTCCATGTGGTTCTTAGGTGGCCCGCTGGGCACGCTCATCGGGGCACTAATCATCAAGTACAGCGACTACAACGTGGCTCTGGGCCTCGTGTTGCTCTCCTACATCGGCGCCGTCGTCTACGTCGTCTTCTTCATCAAGGAGAGTCACGGACCCTTCGCCAAGAAGAAGCTACGGGCCCAGGGGTCCTTAAAGGACGAACCCACCTTTGAGAAGAAGGACGTGAGTGTCTCCACCATGGTGGCCGACTTCTTTAACTGGCGACGTGTGGTGGAGTCCTTCAAGACGGCGTTTAAGAAGCGTGAGGGCAACACCCGCACTATCCTCATGGCTGTTGTCTTCGGCAACATGATCCGTCGTGTGGCCAGAG ggtTCTTCATGTACATGTTCGTACGTCGAGCCCTACACTGGGAGGCCACCGACTACGGCTACTGGATCACCTACCGTAACCTGCTCGCTGCTCTCG GGtctttgttcctggtgcctcTCCTGACGCGGATGTTATCCTTCACGGATCCATCACTAGTGGTACTGGGAGCGGTGTCCATCATAGGAGAGTACGTGTGCTACGGGCTGGTGATGGGGCCACCTCAATCCTTCCTCATGTGGCTGGGGCCACCCGCAGGCGTTATCTCCAACGCTATGGTCATCTCCTTCAAGTCCATGTCCACCAAACTCGTCGCCAGTAAGGAGAAAG GTCGCATCAACGCCGTGATGGCCGCCCTGAACGGCCTGATGCCCATGGTGGGCTACGCAGCCTACTCGCCCATCTACTACAAGACTGTGGACACCTTCCCCGCCGCTCAGTTCTTCTTCGGCGCCGGCCTGAACGTCCTCATCATGATCACCTTCAT TGTGGTGGAGCTGCTGCGAGCCTCATCGTCCTACAACGCTGAGGATCTGGAGGCGGCCAAGAAGGATAACCAAGGAATCCTTAGCATCCTCAAGAGACGCTCCTCCGTAACTCTCAAGTCTGTTGCTCGAACTCTCAGTGGTCCAGGAGGGAGACACGTCACCGTAATGCCTCAGCCTTCATGGAGTCAGCAGCTTCCCACCATCACAGAGATCGCTGACGAGAAGGTACGTGTCTTGGATTTGCCTCCAGCAGCCGCGAGCAAATCATCCCTCGGTCAACACACAGCAGCAGCCTGGGATATGGCTTTAACAGCAGCAGAACGCAGCCTTCGTAGTAAATGCACAAATAATATTAACTCATCTCTTGCTACGGACAACAACAACTGGCCAACGATGAGAACTAAGGAACCGAAGATCACAAGAGACCTGCCACAAGAAGCGTGTAACCTGCAGGTGGCGGCGGGCTGCTACGTCAACACACTGAGTGAAGCGGAGATGACTGCGTCAGAGAGGACGTCGGCCACGATCCCCCTGGATAACGAGGCCGTTAGGGACCCcggcaacacaccacacaactcgGTATTAACATATCAGTCGTCATGA